In Miscanthus floridulus cultivar M001 chromosome 8, ASM1932011v1, whole genome shotgun sequence, the sequence AAGAAAGTTTGATGGGCCATAAATGTGATGTAAACCAAACGGAGACGTGCCTAAAAAAATTGTGGCGTGCTTTTGTTGCAGCTAGCGTGGCCAAATGTAGACATGAACCAAATAAATCCTACTAGCAATCTTAACACTTTTTTGCCTTCCTACTCATCACGAGGCCGTCAGTCCCACACTCCCACTGCCACGGCATGCTTTTGCCACTACTCATCACAGGACttgtatatatatagatagaagACAAAGAAAGACAAGGTACCCTACCCTACTAAAAGCCGAACGGAGCACCATTGGCCTTGTTGCGGAGCTGCCTTCGTGCTGCATCGTCCTCCACCGGCCCAGCAGACCGACCTACAGATTAGCGTCCCAAAAGGTAACGACGGCTCAGCCCTCTTTTTGGATATTTAGTTAAACGCACCATGAGCCCACGCAGGACAATTCCACGGCTCAGCTTAAAGCAGCACTAGTGACTAGTGACTAGTCCCACACCACACTACTACGATACGAAGTCAGAAAGGAAGCAGGAAAGAGGCAACGAAAGGCACAGCCCAAGTCGAGCACCAGCTGCGACCTCGCTCGCCCCCCCGCCCCGCGTCTCCGGAACGGTTGGGGCTGGACCGTGCGCCCACGCGCCTCTACTAGTCCACTGTGTCGACCAGCGGCACTTCCACGGTTCCACCAGCCACAGCCAGGGTGCAGGGAGTCCAAGTCCAAAACAAGAATCTTCAAAGCGAAACGGCGACGAAACTTTGTAGAGGCGCGGTGTGAGCTGTAAACTGCAGCTAGCTGTGGTTAATGCCGCGATGTGCCGATGGCCCGATGCGACGATACCCAAATGTAAAACGGGCGGCTTCTAGTCTGACGAATTCTCGGCTGCTTTACCTTTACGAACATCATTTCATCTAATCAGACGTCGAGAGGTCATCAACCGTTGGCTCGAAAACCTAAACTGGGCCAGTTCGACACGGTTACGCAGGGAACCGACCCAGGTGCCAGGTGTGGAAAGAGGGCCCACATGTGTATGCGCTCCGTACAGAATTCCGTCGTGATATTGCCTACTACTACGAGTTCCAGGCACGTAATCCAAGTTGAGCCGGCAAAGATACGCTAGGGACACGCATGATGAATGAATCAGTGAACGAATACGATTTCACTACGATGCGAAACACCATGCACGAAATCGGCATGGTATTAATTTGCTGCTTGATTGGAGCTCCGGTCCAGTGGCTTCACGCAAGAGGAAAGATTCCGGTAGGTGAGGGCACTACGGGTCTGCTGCTTGCACGAGACGAGAATTTACAGGCACCGTTTGATTTCGAGGCTACGCATGCTGATAACGTGACTCTCTGGTGGTTTCAGGACTACATGTGCAAGGTTGATGACACATGTAGTAGTTACGTATAACGTGTTGAGTTGGATGAGAAGCCCTTTGCCGTGCGTCGCCCGTCCGTCGCGCACCCCAAACAAACGAttagaaaaacttcaaaatagcACATTTAAGACAGAGGTGTTTTTTGTGAACGTATTGATAGTAAATGTAAATGATCTAAAGATTTGTTTCACGGTTACCTGTCAGCGTAATTTGCGAATGATCGAAAGCCCGTGCCAAATGGAACAATTTCGCACTTGAAGCTTATAATTTCGTACTTGAAGCTTATAAACCGAGCGGCCGTCGGCCCGTCGCGGCGTCGCCGTTTGCACAAGCAACGATCCCGCCGCAACCACACACCGCAGCACGTGAACCGTAAGCAAGCAAAGCATCCCGTTCCAATTCTGTATCTGGGGCTACGGGCCACCTAGCGCGCGCGTGGCCACCGCACACCCCCCGCCCCGCCGTAGAAAAGCACTTTCCCAATTCCAACGCCTCCAGTAGTCCAGTGTGTCCTCCACTCCAGTGACCCTGGGAtgtttagttccctcccaaaataccaaatttttcaagattctccatcacatcgaatctttgacgcatgcatgaagtattaaatataaataaaaaataaaactaattacacagtttagacaaaatccacgagacgaatcttttaaatctaattagactatgattaaacactaattaccaaataacaacgaaaactgctACAGCATCATTTTACCAAAAAAAATTCGGATCTAAACCGGCCCCCTGTCTAGCCAGCCTCCGTCCTTCCTCTCCCTTTGCCGTgtgccgtccgtccgtccgtcgcgAACCCCCCAACAAAAAACGAATAGAAAAAGTCCAAAGGAAATGCCAGCGCCGTTCGTCCCCAAACCCTAATCGAGGAAAGGGCCAACCAAGGCCACAACGGACGGTCCAGATCTGGGCCCAGCCGCTCACGGACGGTCCAGGCTTCTTCCAGCTGCGCGCCCGCCCGCCCTCCTATATGCCGCGCCGCCGCACGACGTGCGGAAGCCGTAGGCAGTCGGCCGCGGGCCACCCAACCCACCACACCACCGACGCGGTCGCGGGCACGCGGCCACAGCCGGCCGTCCCCGTCCGCCTTCCCTCCCGGGCTACCCCAAACTCCGAGTCAAGGCGCAGCGACCCTAGAAGAGCTCTCCCACAGCTCGGGCGGCCAGGTCGCCTTCCTCCGCCACCCCACCCACCTCCTTCCGCCCGCGCCGCGACTACGAATCTGCCTTCCCCAGTCCGACCGCGAGCGCCAAGCCCGTCTCCTTCCTTGGCCCTTcccgccccgccccgcgccgcgcgccaccCCCGGTTGCCAACCCACCCAGCTATAAATAGCGTCCCCtccccgccgcctccttccccacACCATCCGACGCCGAGGAGGAAGAAACAGGAAGCACAAGCAGCATATGTCACAGAGGGCCAGCGTCCCACACTCCTCCTGCATAGCCTTCGCGCTCCATTCCCATCTCCTGGTCTCCAGTGAGATGTGCCCCAGCTCCTATTGGCAGCAATAGCCTCTAATCTCTCCCTTCCTTTTTCTTCCTCTTCCCCCCTTGGTTTTCGTTTCGGTTTTGCTCGAGCTAAGCTTTGAGCTTCCGTTTTTAGATTTTGGCcttccttcctcttctttctttgcTCTCCGATCCGTCGTCTCTCCCTGACTCCTCCTGACAAAAAGAGGGAGGAAACCGAGGCgacaagcaagcaagcaatggGTGTCAAGGGATTCGTCGAGGGCGGCATCGCCTCCATCGTGGCCGGCTGCTCCACGCACCCGCTGGACCTCATCAAGGTCCGCATGCAGCTGCAGGGTGAAGCCGCCGCGGCGCCGCAGCCAGCGCTACGCCCGGCGCTCGCCTTCCACGCCGGTGGCCACGCCGTCGCGCTCCCGCACCACGACATCCCGGCGGCGCCGAGGAAGCCGGGGCCACTGGCCGTGGGCGCGCAGATCCTGCGGTCCGAGGGCGCGGCGGGGCTCTTCTCTGGTGTCTCCGCCACCATGCTGCGCCAGACGCTCTACTCCACCACGCGGATGGGGCTGTACGACATCCTCAAGACAAAGTGGACCCCGCAGGACAACAACGGCGTCCTCCCGCTGCACCGCAAGATCGCGGCGGGGCTCGTGGCGGGGGGCGTCGGCGCGGCCGTGGGCAACCCGGCCGACGTGGCCATGGTGCGGATGCAGGCGGACGGGCGCCTCCCCCTCGCGGAGCGCCGGAACTACGCCGGCGTCGGCGACGCCATCCGCCGGATGGCGCGTGACGAGGGCGTCCGCAGCCTGTGGCGCGGGTCGTCGCTCACGGTGAACCGCGCCATGATCGTCACCGCGTCGCAGCTCGCCACGTACGACCAGGCCAAGGAGGCCATCCTGGCGCGCCGGGGCCCTGGCGCCGACGGGCTCGCCACGCACGTCGCCGCCAGCTTCACCGCGGGCATCGTGGCGGCGGCCGCGTCCAACCCGGTGGATGTCGTCAAGACGA encodes:
- the LOC136473159 gene encoding mitochondrial uncoupling protein 5-like — translated: MGVKGFVEGGIASIVAGCSTHPLDLIKVRMQLQGEAAAAPQPALRPALAFHAGGHAVALPHHDIPAAPRKPGPLAVGAQILRSEGAAGLFSGVSATMLRQTLYSTTRMGLYDILKTKWTPQDNNGVLPLHRKIAAGLVAGGVGAAVGNPADVAMVRMQADGRLPLAERRNYAGVGDAIRRMARDEGVRSLWRGSSLTVNRAMIVTASQLATYDQAKEAILARRGPGADGLATHVAASFTAGIVAAAASNPVDVVKTRMMNMKVAPGSPPPYAGAVDCALKTVRSEGPMALYKGFIPTVMRQGPFTVVLFVTLEQVRKVFKGVEF